From the genome of Oceaniferula marina:
CATTGTATCTTTAATTTGCATATCGACGCCTGATCGCTGCCGGTGTGCTTTACGTTCTGCAAAAAAATATCATGTGCAACCCGAGAGACGAATATCCACAGGAGAGATGGATCACGGTTGGAGGTTTGGTGGATGAGACGGCAGCCTCTCTAAGAATTGTCGGAGATGACCTTGTCCCAGATGAGATTACTGACATTTTGGGATTTCCTCCTACTATTGGTCGAAAGAAGGGTGACAAGAGACAGGGGAAGAATACCAAAAAGATTTACACTGCACCAACAGGTATATGGAATCTTTCGTCGCCTAGAGGTAGCGGTGATCTT
Proteins encoded in this window:
- a CDS encoding DUF4279 domain-containing protein, whose translation is MCNPRDEYPQERWITVGGLVDETAASLRIVGDDLVPDEITDILGFPPTIGRKKGDKRQGKNTKKIYTAPTGIWNLSSPRGSGDLESHIRWLFEVIPSDVEIWKSLACRFELDLFCGLFLDDWNRSVLLDSPTLLFLGERGIDLTFDIYSPCTEDE